From Candidatus Neomarinimicrobiota bacterium:
AAGATAAAGAAGATGGCTGAAGAAGTCGGAATGAAGCTCCAGGGAGTGTACAGCTTCAATTTGAGCAAGACTACGAAGAAGGCGAATGCGGCTTTTGCGGGGTTCGGCAAATCGAAAAGGGTGCTGCTCGGAGATACACTGCTGAACCTGATGCCCGATAACGAAGTATTAACGGTATTGGCACACGAATTGGGACATTATCGTCTCAAGCATATCCCAAAACTTATCGCAGCAAGTGCGATTACCACTTTCTTGGGGCTGTACCTGGCTGCCGAGTTATACTCTGCTACATTGGGTTATTTTGGTTTCGCAAGCCTCACTGATATAGGAGGGCTGCCCCTGCTCTCTCTCTGGCTGATGCTCTATTCATTCATCACCGGACCGATATCGAATTCGCTTTCGCGGGAGTATGAACGGCAGGCGGACCGCTTTGCGGTGGAGCTGTCGGGTGATTCAGGGGCATTCGAGTCCGCATTAAAGCGGTTAGCAGGAGCAAATCTATCCGACGTCGAACCTCATCCGGCGGTAGAATTCATGTTTCACAGTCATCCTGCAATTAACAAGAGATTGAGAGCCATACGTTCTTACGGTACAGATAGGAGTTAATATTTCATGTCCTGGATAAAGATGATATCATACGATGATTCGGAGGGGGAATTGAGGGAGCTTTTCGAGCCGTTACAATACGAACCGGGCAAAATCGATCACATTCTCCAGATTCACAGCCTGTTACCATCTACAATGGCGTCACACCATACATATTACAGGGATATTATGTTCGGAAGGTCATCTCTCTCACGGAAAGAGCGCGAACTTGTTGCTACGGTCGTCTCGATAACGAACGAATGTCACTACTGAACGATGCATCACGGAGAGGCTCTCCGCAGGCTGTCCCGAAGGGACGATATTGTAACTGAATTAAAGGAGAAAGAGATCCCCGATTTTCTCAGTGAGAGGGAAAAATCGATTGTCGGGTATGCACTGAAGCTGACCAGAACACCTGCCGAAATGGAAAAAAAGGACGTGGAAACTCTGAGAAAAAATGGTCTCGACGACGAATCGATATTGAACCTTGCGCTCGTCACAGGCTATTTCGCATTCGTGAACAGGCTCGCAGACGGGCTGGGTATTGACATTGAAGAGTATTGGGGAGATGAATCTCATGGCGATAACAGTTAAGCCGGCAGTTGTATGGGACTGCAAATAACGCTTTCAAATTTTGTCTCCGAGAGATAAATTCAGAGTTTGGTTATACTCCGACTACTATACTTTGAAAAGAAACAGAAGGGCAGGCTCAACTGTCATCGGGAAGGATTGATTCGAGGCTCCTTCAACCTGATGTCCTTAGCATTTGCGATCATGTATTTAAACGGCTGCGCTTCGAAGGGAGCTATTTCGGGAGGACCGGAAGATAAGACCCCACCCGAAGTGGTCGAGTCGATCCCCGCTCATCTTTCGTTAAACGTAAGCGCGGATATCTCAGTCGAAATCAAATTCAGCGAAAGGATGAACCGAAGCAGTGTTGAGAAATCCATCTTCATTTCGCCTCTGCCGGAAATAGAGCCTGAATTCAAATGGAAGGGTTACAAAAAACTACGGATTCTTTTTCAGCAACCGCTTGAAACGGAAAGAACTTATGTAATCAACATCGGCAGCAGTTCCAGTGATATGCATAAAAACAAAATGGAAAAATCTTACTCGCTCGCATTTTCGACAGGTGACAGGATAGACAAAGGTAAGATAACCGGTAAGGTGTACGGGAAATATAAAACAGATAAAACGTTTATATATGCCTACCAAATGAACGACAGTATGGATTTTGAACCCGACACGCTTCTACCGGATTATATCACGCAGGCGGGAAAAACCGGAGAGTTCGAGTTAGAATATTTGGCTTTTGACAAATATAGATTATTTGCCGTCGAGGAAAATGGGAACAACAGGGAATATGACTTAGGTAAGGACAGAATCTCGGTGCCGGTCGAAGGCGACGTTGAAATCTCCATTTCCGACAGTTCCGGCTCAGTTTCGTTTTTCGGATTCAGCATAATTGATACGCTAAGTCCGAAAGCGCTGGCCGTATTTCCTGTGGACAACAAACATCTGACATTTCGCACAACCGAACCGCTCGTACTGCCCGGAAAAAACGATTCCATATGGATAGTACCGATAGAGGGGGGAGAAAAAAAATCGGCTCTTCTTGTTTACCCGGATGTCGAAAGCAGGAGTAAGGTACATTTACACTTTGAAATTATGACCGGAGACGCTGAGTATGAATTGTATTTGGGCGCCCTAAAAGACAGCGCCGGATACAAAATGGATTCATCGTCTGTTTTCAGAACCTTCACCGCATCGTCGGTTATGGACACGATTCCTCCCTCTCTCATAAAGACCGTTCCGGGCAGCGGAGCTAAATTGGTTTATCCCGGCGATAAGATAAGGCTGATGTTTAGTGAGGCGTTGACGCCTGAAAGTATCGCTTCTGCCGTAAGTATTATAAACTCCGACAGCCAGGCAGTGGATTTCAGCATAAGTTCCTCATTCCCGAACAGGTGGGAATTGAGTGGTACGGGAGGATGGGATTCAAACGAAAAACATACTCTGAAGATAAGCTTGAACAATATAGAAGATATTTATGGAAACACGGAGATTGACAGCATCCGGATAATTCGGTTTCATACCGTAAACAAAGACACATTAGGAATTATAAGCGGGAGAGCAGTGAATAACTCCGGCAACGGGAGTCCGATTTATGTGACTGCGATGCCGGTTAATGGAAAATCAAGGAGCCAAACGAGCCGCGCGCAGGAAGACGGAAAATTCCGTCTTGAAGACGTCCTTCCGGGCAAATATTTTCTCAACGCTTTTCGTGATAAAGACGGGAACGGCAGGCACACTCCGGGTTTGCCTGTGCCTTATACCCGCGCGGAACCGTTCTTTCAGGGTACGGACACCGTTTTTGTGAGGTCAAGATGGGAAACCGCGGATCATGAAGTGGTGCTCATAGGGGATTGAATGGGGGCTGAAATTAAATTTGTTAAGATGCACGGTGCGGAAAACGATTTTATTCTGTTCGACGAATGGGAATACCCGCCTCCTGAGCTTAATAGAGATATTATTCAGCGACTATGTGACAGAAAGGCGGGGATAGGCGCGGACGGAGTTCTGATCCTTAAAAATGCGCCCGGGTTCGATTTTGAACTGCGGTATCTGAATTCCGACGGATCGGAAGGGAGCATGTGCGGAAACGGCGCAATGTGTGCATTGAAAAGAGCCGAGCAATATACAGGAAAATCAGAGTTCAATTTTTTAGCCGCCGATGGCAAGCACAGAGGATGGGTGGCGGAGGATATAGTAAGAGTAACCGTATTTGCGAACTCTAAGATCAATAAACTCAACGCTGATGGGCGGGACGGTTTTCTTGTCGATACAGGGTCCCCACATTTTGTTACCGATCTTTTGAACGGTGACGCTGAAAATCTGCACGCCGAGGGAAGAAAAATTCGTCAGAGCAGCGCCTTTAAGGACGGAGTGAACGTTGATTTTATAGAACGAAAAGGAGAGGATGTTTTCGTCCGCACATACGAGAGAGGTGTTGAATCGGAAACAAGATCATGCGGAACGGGAGCTGTGGCTGTTGCGCTTACTTTAATGGAAGGATCGAACTCAAGTCTTCCTGTCAAACTCCGGTTTCCCGGTGGAATTCTTACAGTGGATAAAAGTGACAGGGATGGTGAATTGATACTTGAGGGTCCTACGAAGAAAGTCTTTGAAGGATTCCTGACGATTTGATAAGTTACACTATGGATCAATTTAAAGAACTTGAAATGACAAGAGGCACGGCTATATGTACGCAGTAATAATCGCCGGTGGCAAAGGGGAACGGTTTTGGCCTTACAGCAGAGCTCACAACCCTAAACAATTCTTAAGTATGGTCGGAAAGATTACGATGCTGCGGGCGACTTTCGACAGGATAACAAAGATAGTGCCCGCTGAAAACATCATCGTAGTGACAAATAAGCTTTTCGTCAAAAAAGTACAGAGTCAGCTTCCTGAATTGGAGCCGGGAAATATACTGATTGAGCCAAAGAGGCGGAACACCGCTCCGGCGATCGGACTCGCTGCACTGTATATATTAGAACTCGACCCGGACGCTGTGATGGCAGTATTTCCCGCGGATCATGTGATAAGAAATCAGGTCAAGTTCCAGCAGGCTGTCCGGAGAGCGAGAAAAGCCGCGGAGAGAACAGACGGGTTGGTTACCATCGGAATATCTCCGAAACGGCCTGAAACCGGGTACGGTTACATACAGGCAAATCTCTCTACGGAAAATCAAGGAAGCTACAAGGTAAAGACTTTTGCGGAAAAACCGACTATCGGTACCGCCAAGCGGTTCATAAAGAGCGGCGATTTTTTTTGGAACAGCGGCATGTTCGTATGGAAAGCGTCAGCCATCCTCAGAGAGATGGAGGATCACATTCCTGAGATTTATGAACCTTTAGCAAAGCTTGCCGGACATTTCGGAGACAAGACCTTTCCGTCAAAACTCAACAGGGCGTATTCCGCTATCAGAGCCACTTCGATTGATTACGCCGTAATGGAAGCGTCGCAAAACGTTTATATGGTAAAAGGAGAATTTGAGTGGAATGACCTGGGTTCGTGGAAGGCGCTTTACGAGATCAGCAGGAAGGACAAAAATGGTAACGTCGCTGACAGGGGCGTGGTGCTCATCGACACAACGAA
This genomic window contains:
- a CDS encoding carboxymuconolactone decarboxylase family protein, producing the protein MSWIKMISYDDSEGELRELFEPLQYEPGKIDHILQIHSLLPSTMASHHTYYRDIMFGRSSLSRKERELVATVVSITNECHY
- the dapF gene encoding diaminopimelate epimerase encodes the protein MGAEIKFVKMHGAENDFILFDEWEYPPPELNRDIIQRLCDRKAGIGADGVLILKNAPGFDFELRYLNSDGSEGSMCGNGAMCALKRAEQYTGKSEFNFLAADGKHRGWVAEDIVRVTVFANSKINKLNADGRDGFLVDTGSPHFVTDLLNGDAENLHAEGRKIRQSSAFKDGVNVDFIERKGEDVFVRTYERGVESETRSCGTGAVAVALTLMEGSNSSLPVKLRFPGGILTVDKSDRDGELILEGPTKKVFEGFLTI
- a CDS encoding M48 family metallopeptidase, producing MNDMRERTAEPVLPDPEKAKKYARIKLTASLLNTLLYVLFVLSILFTGFSYNLSMYFSSITSNVYVSLLLFTVTLGFARLLIGFPLKYSIGFKTERRYDLSDQSFRSWLWQGVKANLISLVITIPVLLLFYFFLRKYGELWWIPTGMTVFVFSVLLGKLAPTLIFPLFYKFEPLSSGTLQEKIKKMAEEVGMKLQGVYSFNLSKTTKKANAAFAGFGKSKRVLLGDTLLNLMPDNEVLTVLAHELGHYRLKHIPKLIAASAITTFLGLYLAAELYSATLGYFGFASLTDIGGLPLLSLWLMLYSFITGPISNSLSREYERQADRFAVELSGDSGAFESALKRLAGANLSDVEPHPAVEFMFHSHPAINKRLRAIRSYGTDRS
- a CDS encoding Ig-like domain-containing protein — protein: MSLAFAIMYLNGCASKGAISGGPEDKTPPEVVESIPAHLSLNVSADISVEIKFSERMNRSSVEKSIFISPLPEIEPEFKWKGYKKLRILFQQPLETERTYVINIGSSSSDMHKNKMEKSYSLAFSTGDRIDKGKITGKVYGKYKTDKTFIYAYQMNDSMDFEPDTLLPDYITQAGKTGEFELEYLAFDKYRLFAVEENGNNREYDLGKDRISVPVEGDVEISISDSSGSVSFFGFSIIDTLSPKALAVFPVDNKHLTFRTTEPLVLPGKNDSIWIVPIEGGEKKSALLVYPDVESRSKVHLHFEIMTGDAEYELYLGALKDSAGYKMDSSSVFRTFTASSVMDTIPPSLIKTVPGSGAKLVYPGDKIRLMFSEALTPESIASAVSIINSDSQAVDFSISSSFPNRWELSGTGGWDSNEKHTLKISLNNIEDIYGNTEIDSIRIIRFHTVNKDTLGIISGRAVNNSGNGSPIYVTAMPVNGKSRSQTSRAQEDGKFRLEDVLPGKYFLNAFRDKDGNGRHTPGLPVPYTRAEPFFQGTDTVFVRSRWETADHEVVLIGD
- a CDS encoding peroxidase, whose product is MHHGEALRRLSRRDDIVTELKEKEIPDFLSEREKSIVGYALKLTRTPAEMEKKDVETLRKNGLDDESILNLALVTGYFAFVNRLADGLGIDIEEYWGDESHGDNS
- a CDS encoding mannose-1-phosphate guanylyltransferase; translation: MYAVIIAGGKGERFWPYSRAHNPKQFLSMVGKITMLRATFDRITKIVPAENIIVVTNKLFVKKVQSQLPELEPGNILIEPKRRNTAPAIGLAALYILELDPDAVMAVFPADHVIRNQVKFQQAVRRARKAAERTDGLVTIGISPKRPETGYGYIQANLSTENQGSYKVKTFAEKPTIGTAKRFIKSGDFFWNSGMFVWKASAILREMEDHIPEIYEPLAKLAGHFGDKTFPSKLNRAYSAIRATSIDYAVMEASQNVYMVKGEFEWNDLGSWKALYEISRKDKNGNVADRGVVLIDTTNSLIKSSGKYIAAIGLEDMVVVVTDDVVLICPRERAQEIKEIVDMLQKGSSKKYL